The nucleotide sequence ACGACAGGCGGGTGGCGAGTTCGAAGTCGTCGATCTTCCACTCCGGCTTGTCGGACTGGTCCGCCTCAAAGCGGAAGAGGAAGGATGGATGAATGAGCAGCGCCTGAAGCGAGGGTCGCAGCGCTTCCTCATAGCCGTCTCCTGTGGAGATCTTCTTCTCGAAATTCGCCAGCAGCGGCGCGAGGTCTTCATCGGTGACGCGGCGGCGAAATGCGAGCGACGCGTGCGTGAGCAGGACGGTCCGCGCTGCATCCGCAGGGGCGGTCTTGTCACCGGGCCTCGCCACCATGATGCGGTCGAGGTGCTTCGGGTCGTCATAGATCGCGGCGACGACCTTCTTGGCGGCGACGAGATACTTTTCCATCAGCGCCGGCTGCACGAACATCGAGTCGCCTACATTGTCGAAGCCCTCGCCTCCCGCTCCATCGGCCGGGAAGTCCTTCCCCGGCTGGAAGTCGATGCCGAAGAGATCGCGGATGGTGTAGTTGTATTCGTTGCGATTGAGACGCCGGATCGTGGTGCGGCCAGGATTCCGCGGGAAGCCGCCAGTCTCCAGTTGCTTCAGCACACCGCGGATCTCGTCCACCAGCAGCTTCCGCTCCTCATCGGTCGGTAGCACGTCCTCGTCATCCGGCGGCATGTCCCCGGACTCGACCTGCTCAGCGATGGTTTCCAGGAACCGATGATTCCGGAATGCGGCGTCCGTCGAGATTAGGTGATGGGTCTCGATCCCGCCCTTCTGCCTCTTCTCGCCGTGGCAATCGAAGCAATACTTTGCGAGCAGCGGCGTCACCTTGTCCCCGAACTCGTCGGCGAATGCCGGAGAGCAGAGGGCAAAAAGCAAGGCGATGGGACGACGAAAGAGCATGAGGCAGTCCGACAACGTGGCCCATTCCTTCCGGCTTTCAAAAAAGCATCAGCTCGAGCTCGTCTTCACCAGCAGTCCCTTCTCCCGGGCCGTGCGCAGCACCGCGGCAAATGCCCATCCGGACAGGCCGAGATAGACGGCATTCAGCCCCAGCGCGATGAGGAATTGCCGCATGTCGAAGCCACCATGCTCGATCGCCCCGCGCATGCCCTCGAAGACGTGGGCGGGCGGAAAAGCCGAAGCGATGGCCTGCATCCAGCCGGGCAAGACGCTCATGGGGTAGAAGACACAGGCGAAGGGCTGGATCATGAATGGCAATGCCCATGCCAGCGACTCAGCCCCGTGGCCCCAGCGCAGGATGAGCGCGATGGACAGAATCCCGAGCGCCCAGCCGAAGATCATGAGATTCGCATAGTAGGCGATCAGCCCGATCTTGAACTGGAGCAGATTGAAGGAATACGCGACCGAGGCGACCACGATCAGCACGATGGCGGTGATGGCGACACGCAGCAGCCCCACGCCGAAGGTCGCAGCGATGTAGTCGGTCATCCTCACCGGCGCGGCGAAGATATTGAGGAGGTTCCGCGTCCACACGTCCTCCAGGAAGGAAATCGACACGCCCTGCTGCGCGCGGAAAAGCGCGTCCCACAAGAT is from Luteolibacter flavescens and encodes:
- a CDS encoding ABC transporter permease, with product MFRPSVIRALLTRYVLLYAKNPMRAFELFFWPLVQLLVWGFVTMYLQQAGGGGQAAGEGGKAFPNYITFLIGGIILWDALFRAQQGVSISFLEDVWTRNLLNIFAAPVRMTDYIAATFGVGLLRVAITAIVLIVVASVAYSFNLLQFKIGLIAYYANLMIFGWALGILSIALILRWGHGAESLAWALPFMIQPFACVFYPMSVLPGWMQAIASAFPPAHVFEGMRGAIEHGGFDMRQFLIALGLNAVYLGLSGWAFAAVLRTAREKGLLVKTSSS